The proteins below are encoded in one region of Silene latifolia isolate original U9 population chromosome 2, ASM4854445v1, whole genome shotgun sequence:
- the LOC141644034 gene encoding uncharacterized protein LOC141644034, producing MFTTLIPHPYTSLSLLTHHHHRHNRRNSLSSRRRRLNTILSNFSLRRSTTFLRRPSAVADALTWISDDDRLAADHFRGWFQTPRPPSSEPSGGAYQRFLVVGVGTSVVLLLAVLARFSITVKGFRLPLWSSSSSLTVPVTVVAEETGAVDYDAATSEQHAVSETDEIESPAVVTEPVISEKPQSRIITVALDSTQQEAVHMLKKLKIIDDDVKADELCTRRDYARWLVRASSLLERNPKYKISAAIALGGSFISAYEDVSPRDQDFNSIQALAEAGVVSSKLSPKHYFYFSPERFVSRWDLIDWRAQLEYDFAASENHEILNQKMNLLDVREISSDDGSGLLMDMIAGDKSILRRVFGQIRRLQPNKPSTVAQAAVALTSGRMTEAIQNELLRLEAEETSRIVAKEEIKQELLDRGDIERYWAQKMQEEKAHGLEVQQLYMDAINMLEKEKIALESAFNGFSRERAAIDCQKQLLNRLKEEVNEMSEKLISERAHQLIEEENVQNLRYELRIKNEGVVDAKSVLEAEIEALRILRSWIEDEARKSKARSKVLEEVGRRWRCEL from the exons ATGTTCACAACGCTGATCCCTCACCCTTACACATCACTTTCTCTcctcacccaccaccaccaccgtcacaaccGCCGTAACTCACTCTCCTCTCGCCGCCGTCGCCTTAACACAATCCTCTCCAATTTCTCACTCCGCCGTTCCACCACCTTCCTCCGCCGCCCTTCCGCCGTCGCCGATGCCTTAACTTGGATTTCCGACGATGACCGCCTCGCCGCCGATCACTTTCGCGGATGGTTTCAGACTCCCCGCCCCCCTTCCTCCGAACCCTCAG GAGGAGCATATCAAAGATTTTTGGTTGTCGGTGTCGGAACTTCGGTTGTTCTTCTGCTTGCTGTTCTAGCTCGCTTTTCAATTACCGTCAAGG GATTTAGATTGCCATTATGGAGTTCATCTTCTAGTTTGACAGTGCCTGTTACGGTTGTCGCTGAAGAAACCGGAGCAGTTGATTATGATGCTGCTACTAGTGAACAACATGCGGTATCTGAGACGGACGAGATCGAATCCCCTGCCGTGGTTACTGAGCCTGTGATATCAG AAAAACCCCAGTCTCGTATCATTACCGTCGCTCTGGATTCCACTCAGCAAGAAGCTGTGCATATGTTGAAGAAATTGAAG ATTATAGATGATGATGTCAAAGCTGATGAGCTCTGTACGCGTAGAGATTATGCAAGATGGTTAGTAAGAGCCAGTTCATTGTTGGAAAG GAACCCGAAATACAAAATAAGTGCTGCAATAGCTCTTGGCGGGTCTTTCATATCTGCATATGAAGATGTGTCTCCCAGAGACCAAGATTTTAACTCTATTCAAG CCCTAGCCGAAGCTGGTGTTGTGTCAAGCAAACTATCACCGAAACACTACTTCTATTTTTCTCCTGAAAG ATTTGTTTCACGGTGGGATCTCATAGATTGGAGAGCTCAGCTAGAGTATGATTTTGCTGCCTCAGAAAATCACGAG ATATTGAATCAAAAAATGAACCTACTAGATGTAAGGGAGATAAGCTCAGATGACGGGTCAGGACTTCTCATGGACATGATTGCTGGAGACAAGAGCATCCTCAGAAGAGTTTTTG GACAAATTAGGCGGCTTCAACCAAACAAACCCTCAACAGTCGCCCAAGCGGCGGTTGCGCTTACAAGTGGTCGGATGACTGAAGCTATTCAGAATGAACTGTTGAGATTAGAAGCTGAGGAAACTTCTAGAATTGTTGCaaaagaggaaattaaacaggaGTTGCTAGATCGAGGGGACATAGAGCGGTATTGGGCTCAAAAGATGCAAGAGGAGAAAGCCCATGGCCTGGAGGTACAGCAGTTATACATGGATGCCATCAATATGTTGGAGAAGGAGAAAATAGCTCTGGAGAGTGCATTTAATGGATTTTCAAGGGAGAGAGCTGCTATCGACTGTCAGAAGCAACTTTTAAATCGCCTGAAAGAAGAAGTCAATGAAATGTCCGAGAAGCTTATATCAGAGAGGGCTCATCAACTAATTGAGGAagaaaatgttcaaaatcttagatACGAGTTGCGAATTAAGAACGAAGGAGTAGTTGATGCCAAGTCTGTGCTTGAGGCTGAGATAGAAGCTCTTCGGATTCTGAG ATCCTGGATTGAAGATGAAGCAAGGAAAAGCAAAGCTCGGTCAAAGGTTCTTGAGGAGGTGGGACGGCGATGGAGATGTGAATTGTGA
- the LOC141644035 gene encoding ATPase GET3D, chloroplastic isoform X2: MLVEPLKQLKKADARVNITQRALEGIVGEELGVLPGMDSIFSAFAIEKFVGFLGVKAFESKYKDKFDVIVYDGVSTEETLRMMSAANSSRLYIKHLRSVAENTDIGRLIGPSLLSLVDEAMSESGSSSSFNGRLSTEIWESLEKLLEKGASAFANPQKFGCYIVADPCNPISVSTALRYWGCTIQAGAHVSGVFGISSQQPSSELMEGVKRSFSPLPFASVPNIPYHSTLDWDQIISSTQSKDAVSLLPLPKEKPKNVISSVKFDPSKRCIVLFMPGFDKSEIKLYQYRGGSELVVEAGDQRRVIRLPREIQGKVGGAKFTDRSLVITLK; this comes from the exons ATGCTTGTTGAGCCTCTTAAGCAACTAAAGAAAGCTGATGCACGTGTAAATATCACCCAACGGGCTCTTGAAGGG ATTGTCGGGGAAGAGCTTGGGGTGCTTCCTGGAATGGATTCGATTTTTTCTGCTTTTGCTATTGAGAAGTTTGTGGGATTTCTGGGAGTTAAAGCTTTTGAAAGTAAATATAAGGACAAGTTTGATGTTATTGTATATGACGGCGTTAGCACTGAGGAAACTTTGCGAATGATGAGTGCTGCAAACAGTTCAAG GTTGTACATTAAGCATCTACGGAGCGTAGCTGAAAATACTGATATTGGAAGATTAATCGGTCCCTCCTTGTTAAGTTTGGTAGATGAGGCAATGAGTGAAAGTGGTAGCAGCTCTAGTTTTAATGGCCGGCTCAGTACCGAAATATGGGAATCTCTTGAGAAACTTCTTGAG AAAGGAGCGTCTGCCTTCGCAAATCCACAAAAGTTTGGTTGCTACATTGTCGCAGATCCATGCAATCCCATCTCTGTGAGTACTGCATTGCGTTATTGGGGATGTACAATCCAAGCGGGTGCACATGTTTCAGGTGTATTTGGCATAAGTTCCCAACAACCTTCTTCAGAGTTGATGGAAGGCGTCAAAAGAAGTTTCTCACCTCTGCCATTTGCTTCGGTTCCAAATATCCCGTATCATTCGACCTTGGATTGGGATCAGATTATTTCGAGTACTCAAAGTAAGGACGCAGTAAGTCTTCTTCCTCTGCCTAAGGAGAAGCCAAAGAATGTTATATCATCAGTCAAGTTTGATCCCTCAAAAAGATGCATCGTCTTATTCATGCCCGGTTTTGACAAGTCAGAAATCAAGCTCTATCAG TATCGAGGTGGGAGTGAGCTGGTGGTGGAAGCTGGAGATCAGAGAAGGGTAATAAGGCTACCTCGTGAAATACAAGGCAAAGTCGGAGGTGCCAAGTTTACTGACAGGAGTCTTGTAATTACATTAAAGTAA